In one Streptomyces sp. NBC_01241 genomic region, the following are encoded:
- a CDS encoding response regulator transcription factor: protein MQKGFEKIGRAEGEAETEDADCRRILIIDPDPSSRLLLRQFALDSGLSQSVLAAACAADIPSDSVTGPVTLVLPSSLGVRDLPLLSPLLLHPATHVVLVLRSLMQDQLDTAQWVLAHAVLRLEDLKETSAREVLTPRSRGTITVSSEAFHQVVRLASGVSGNEAARPRLTEREHETLRAVSQGLSNRRIARRMGITEHGVKRHLANVMSKLNCQNRASAVAVALRSGLLDLDSTDSAAV from the coding sequence TTGCAGAAGGGGTTCGAGAAAATCGGTAGAGCCGAGGGGGAGGCCGAAACAGAGGATGCGGACTGTCGACGCATTCTGATCATCGATCCCGACCCCTCTTCCAGACTGCTGCTCAGGCAGTTCGCCCTGGACAGCGGGCTGTCCCAGTCCGTACTCGCGGCCGCCTGCGCCGCTGACATCCCGTCGGACTCGGTGACCGGTCCGGTCACCCTGGTGCTGCCGTCATCGCTGGGTGTGCGCGACCTGCCGCTGCTCAGCCCGCTCCTGCTCCACCCGGCGACCCATGTCGTCCTGGTCCTGCGCTCGCTGATGCAGGATCAGCTCGACACCGCGCAGTGGGTGCTCGCCCATGCGGTACTGCGCCTGGAGGACCTCAAGGAGACCTCGGCGCGCGAGGTGCTCACGCCGCGCTCCCGCGGGACGATCACCGTGTCCTCCGAGGCGTTTCACCAGGTCGTCCGCCTCGCATCAGGGGTTTCGGGCAACGAGGCCGCACGTCCGCGCCTGACGGAACGGGAACACGAGACGCTCCGGGCGGTGTCCCAGGGACTGAGCAACCGCCGTATCGCCCGTCGTATGGGCATCACCGAGCACGGCGTGAAACGGCATCTGGCCAATGTTATGAGCAAGTTGAACTGCCAGAACCGCGCCTCCGCGGTAGCCGTCGCACTGCGCAGCGGGCTGCTCGATCTCGACAGCACC